The following are encoded in a window of Plasmodium vivax chromosome 10, whole genome shotgun sequence genomic DNA:
- a CDS encoding XAP-5 DNA binding protein, putative (encoded by transcript PVX_079735A), which produces MNFRKPDNTADLIDSLINSENGKVQKYILERKRKEKEFLEKKENIKKKTLMAPKLNQMFVKNKNEDDKLISETVGLRTVHEYKQIKSGIYGKEKDSHRSGKAKGDKDSKKKNLKLSFCSDDEENEEEEEVGEEDGNGNGDHNRGGDQNSGDNERKNHSDEGASQEEEKDASESPSHQRDPSSEGNRNKHDSGKKDSDKNGTDKNKPFKKIMKDPTVNTSFLKDKERDEKIELKKKELRELYFKLENEQKEKTIEITYSYYDGSGHRRKISVKQKTTIGQFINKCVDNLKNEFIHLRSASCETLMFVKEDIILPNYLTFYELIKNKAQGKTGPLFAFDAVENLSGVTDIRREKTDTHAGKLVEKKWYERNKHIFPASKWEIYKPMKTYSTSYTDLFSQSA; this is translated from the exons ATGAACTTCAGAAAACCTGATAACACCGCGGACCTAATTGACAGCCTAATTAATagcgaaaatggaaaagttcaaaagtacattttggaaaggaaaaggaaggaaaaggaatttttggagaagaaggaaaacattaaaaagaaaacgctGATGGCACCAAAACTTAATCAAatgtttgttaaaaataaaaatgaagatgacAAGCTAATCAGCGAAACAGTTGGTCTGAGAACCGTTCACGAGTATAAACAAATCAAGAGTGGAATTTATGGCAAGGAGAAGGACAGCCATCGTAGCGGAAAGGCCAAGGGGGACAAAGAtagtaagaagaaaaacctcAAATTGTCTTTCTGCAGCGATGATGAGGaaaacgaagaggaggaagaagtcgGTGAAGAGGATGGAAATGGAAATGGTGACCATAACCGTGGTGGAGATCAAAACAGTGGTGACAACGAGCGGAAGAACCACTCTGATGAGGGCGCTTcgcaggaagaagaaaaggatgCCTCAGAAAGCCCCTCTCATCAACGTGACCCGTCCAGTGAGGGAAACAGGAACAAACATGATTCGGGCAAAAAAGATTCAGACAAGAACGGCACAGACAAAAATAAGCCATTCAAGAAAATCATGAAGGACCCAACGGTAAacacttcctttttaaaagacaAGGAGCgagatgaaaaaatagaattgaaaaaaaaagagttaagagaattatatttcaaactagaaaatgaacaaaaagagaaaacgaTTGAAATAACCTACTCATACTACGACGGTAGTGGCCATCGGAGAAAAATATCAGTAAAGCAAAAAACGACGATAGGAcaattcataaataaatgtgttgacaatttaaaaaacgaatttATTCACCTAAGATCGGCATCTTGTGAAACCCTAATGTTTGTGAAAGAAGATATTATTCTTCCGAATTATTTGACCTTTTATgagttaattaaaaataaagcccAGGGGAAAACGGGGCCATTGTTCGCTTTTGACGCGGTGGAAAATTTATCTGGGGTTACAGACATAAGAAGGGAAAAGACTGAt aCGCACGCAGGAAAGCtagtggaaaaaaagtggtaCGAAAGAAACAAGCACATTTTTCCAGCGTCCAAGTGGGAAATTTACAAACCCATGAAAACGTACTCGACAAGCTACACAGATTTGTTCAGCCAATCTGCCTAG
- a CDS encoding hypothetical protein, conserved (encoded by transcript PVX_079730A), with product MLLHVAAVCTYAFAQAPTNRRTMGENKNTMRGVIEHEINIYDEKKAHFEALSGFSKSLKNDFKDFVHLICKVKNVRKHGKLLLFCDTISNGKINKKENVLFYRYHILKCDDVEGDPARGEESSRCTGDNNGGVHFCVVENKFNEEALAADKNIQLVISKDFYVDEDKFDSFRKCLLKEIHTGKEDHKDVSLGSDLFEHSVRLCKEFYANVKKTEDVQTSTEEGNPIKDNSTDSMENDPPLLLNEYIKYEILKKVIKTDTLLYIVGLPALTNTNEKSLLVFSAYLLRVNYEFFNISELLKLFEGGFFSMLTVCRSLQMKESDIRQIYNSKDDTKRRFIRSIIYKNKNYESISNQKMNNFEIFILKMIDIIPKLFEIQPSEFNYNKEMNDDKRLHRIMLCDLNLNQINDHVAVDIKASGDATEQQKKKKKKKKKKKKDIMSYMNNKKMPQIQWMINHVQIMLEEIEKGNSKIKMFSGEDIFFHMSTLVNKYIESNDTFFQNYLEFIELFMEKNDQLVSAENTEKVRRSIQLLREKNVNLFENSKWSDVQFYDIKEFYVEKCTNKNGDLNRNCKRSDEENTLLNYHHDDDVTFEEKQNVAHELGRNANIDSDPKLTYDYCILDVGGGKGDLGIHISLAFKNVLVIILDINVNSLFSCFIKIFANKIKNVLIMHESILNFDFKKYKINLIVGLHCCGGLTDYTLKTCMEERIPFLTCSCCYTKYRELRKHIFDFNNDVILNQIKSYIYNREYYPQVGYSIGQYAEETAGASERGHTGAANAAEKDAEGSNEDPVHLNVQDFSRDGKTHTGGDGGGEEGDMDDVEEVGETGELDPADELGECDDFSMYKKKYDKYGKKIMRRTIPNIYSFVNLLSKLCESENAGISFKCMHFYNNLRFQILQKLFSATGSGGERGELNLSLHSFPMSFSPKNIVLKGVFSQKGGKRWIGEAVERQSGEAKRNPPSMTQVASISS from the exons ATGTTGTTGCATGTTGCTGCTGTTTGCACGTATGCATTCGCACAAGCACCAACAAACAGACGTACGATgggcgaaaataaaaacacaatGAGGGGTGTTATAGAACacgaaataaatatatacgacgaaaaaaaggcgcattTTGAAGCGCTGAGCGGTTTCTCCAAATCGCTGAAGAATGACTTCAAAGATTTTGTTCACCTAATTTGtaaggtgaaaaatgtgaGGAAGCATGGAAAGTTGCTACTCTTCTGTGACACTATTtcgaatggaaaaataaataaaaaggaaaatgttttattttacagaTATCACATTTTGAAGTGTGATGATGTGGAGGGGGATCCTGCCAGAGGGGAAGAAAGTTCCCGCTGTACGGGTGATAATAATGGGGGTGTTCACTTTTGCGTggtagaaaataaatttaatgaagAAGCCTTAGCAGCAGATAAGAACATCCAGTTGGTAATCAGCAAGGACTTTTACGTGGACGAAGACAAATTTGATTCGTTTCGAAAATGCCTATTGAAGGAAATTCACACAGGGAAGGAGGACCATAAGGACGTCAGCCTTGGTAGCGATTTGTTCGAACATTCAGTTCGACTGTGCAAGGAGTTTTATGCGAATGTGAAGAAGACTGAAGATGTGCAGACATCTACCGAGGAAGGGAACCCTATAAAGGATAACTCCACGGATAGCATGGAAAATGACCCCCCTTTGTTACTGAACGAATATATAAAGtatgaaattttaaagaagGTCATAAAAACGGATACGCTGTTGTACATTGTAGGATTGCCTGCCTTGACGAACACGAATGAGAAGTCCTTATTGGTTTTTTCGGCCTACCTCCTGAGg GTTAACTACGAATTCTTCAACATCAGCGAACTGTTAAAATTATTCGAAggaggttttttttccatgctAACAGTGTGCAGAAGTTTGCAAATGAAGGAAAGCGACATCCGGCAGATTTATAACAGCAAGGATGACACAAAAAGAAGATTCATACGAAGTATTatctacaaaaataaaaattatgaaagcATAAGTaatcaaaaaatgaacaattttgaaatttttatcttaaaaatgattGACATAATTCCCAAACTGTTTGAAATACAGCCGAGCGAATTTAACTACAACAAGGAAATGAATGACGATAAGCGGTTGCACAGAATTATGCTCTGCGATTTGAACCTAAATCAGATTAATGACCATGTAGCAGTGGATATAAAGGCGAGTGGAGATGCTACAGAAcaacagaagaagaagaagaaaaaaaaaaaaaagaaaaaaaaagatataatgTCCTATATGAACAATAAGAAGATGCCACAAATACAGTGGATGATTAATCACGTACAAATAATGCTCgaagaaatagaaaaggGAAACTCAAAAATTAAGATGTTTAGCGGGGAAGATATCTTTTTTCACATGTCCACGTTGGTGAACAAGTATATAGAAAGTAATGAcacttttttccaaaattattTAGAATTTATAGAGCTCTTTATGGAGAAAAATGATCAACTCGTTAGTGCGGAAAACACAGAAAAGGTAAGAAGAAGTATACAGCttttgagagaaaaaaatgtgaacttGTTTGAAAATTCGAAATGGAGTGATGTCCAATTTTACGACATTAAGGAGTTCTACGTGGAGAAGTGCACCAATAAAAATGGAGACTTGAACAGGAATTGTAAAAGGTCGGATGAGGAAAATACACTTTTGAATTATCACCATGATGATGATGTAACCTTTgaagagaagcaaaatgTAGCGCACGAACTGGGGAGAAACGCCAACATTGATAGTGATCCCAAGTTGACGTACGATTACTGCATCCTGGATGTCGGGGGAGGGAAAGGAGACTTGGGCATTCACATTTCGTTAGCCTTTAAAAACGTCCTAGTAATCATATTAGACATTAACGTAAATTCACTCTTCAGTtgtttcattaaaatttttgcaaacaaaattaaaaacgtgTTAATTATGCACGAATCGATATTAAATTTTGActttaaaaagtataaaataaatttgatagTCGGTTTGCATTGCTGTGGTGGGCTAACTGATTATACTTTGAAAACCTGCATGGAGGAAAGAATCCCCTTTCTCACGTGTTCCTGCTGTTACACGAAATATAGGGAGTTGAGGAAACACATTTTCGATTTTAACAATGATGTGATACTTAATCAAATTAAAagttatatttacaatagGGAGTACTACCCCCAGGTGGGCTACAGCATTGGGCAGTATGCAGAGGAGACGGCTGGGGCATCAGAGAGGGGGCACACCGGTGCGGCGAATGCTGCGGAGAAAGATGCAGAGGGCTCGAATGAGGACCCTGTTCATCTGAATGTCCAAGATTTTTCCAGAGATGGAAAAACGCACACGGGTGGCGATGGAGGTGGAGAAGAGGGAGACATGGACGATGTTGAAGAGGTGGGCGAAACGGGCGAACTGGACCCTGCTGACGAACTGGGCGAGTGCGACGACTTCTCCATGTACAAGAAAAAGTACGACAagtatgggaaaaaaataatgaggAGAACCATCCCGAACATATATTCGTTTGTAAATTTGCTGTCCAAATTGTGCGAGAGCGAAAACGCCGGAATTTCATTTAAGTGCATGCACTTTTATAACAACCTGCGGTttcaaattttgcaaaagttgtTTAGTGCCACGGGAAGTGGGGGCGAGCGTGGGGAATTAAATCTGTCACTGCACTCATTCCCCATGTCCTTTTCGCCGAAGAACATCGTCCTGAAGGGCGTCTTCTCgcagaaaggggggaagcggtggatCGGTGAGGCGGTAGAGCGGCAAAGCGGAGAAGCgaagaggaaccccccctCAATGACACAGGTCGCGTccatttcttcataa
- a CDS encoding hypothetical protein, conserved (encoded by transcript PVX_079740A) has protein sequence MEICNMKTAKKAKKSSVHFWGYSQIFVALMVWDILTGEGKKKNCNIYTIAKRIIHPQHNKLTHFIVFLFFLPPLFGLFHTIDERGASYAKQLRNLLLLMKGNFARLVFLIYWSLPPPLSASIFCNYGEYFKNGKCYPCEEDTYSSYRNAESCFSCPPGSFNNKKSSKYIYDCSCDGDFYLNYVGNRCDMCSDLGNRFYCKRDLTELYVDNLDAFFKHKDEITVNYFDRCVVKENKMNVYPFMNNLYLFCKSPNVCLDTCGRCSENNEGFMCNNCVQSYDKNIFLKYGTCRKCFHVIFVLLQMAVYLILSFAFFLVLFKCINVSLYFYQIDVYKKGSIYFLHYFREFIFYASLILLLSFSNDLTETEGENYTFYGGEQKEGQPHLHSGDAKLHYLLNIYLHNAFFDIIKIVHLNFLHFLKLGCLHVGSNRSKIYSIQIVTLLGGVLIFICFTVVCNLIFLYLRNGGLNVVADRTGEGEADWVSKDQTDGCKKNVARKFVDTLLYPLLLHNFVFQNYVHMTFFYNHDVVAFFKKSIRICYYQYMHVFLYVANAMVMFIFLSSYMCIGLFNYKRSYYDTSTVCYDDLHLRASKFMNVPVVLFACFLYYVILFVSIYSKPAEVKRNYPYRYVYGLHTFLCKEEKYYYYIVKNLFINILFLCAIRVDDHLSFLICFSFALLFFISFSMFVNPYIQTAKYNIKWESFFFMFLFFFNIQLEQIRLVTYHIWLRIILSFATLFIYAFILLYFLYFMLKDVYLYFALYIMYVNIEDEGVAENANIGPSTNPLMGQFYFFYYLKNNMGEDLSHAEGNRSRVQTGDAHSMALDKYHVEKCHEVVPPKEMDYISHHCVLISPFIAETIVQLLFITKNINHIIRLRGNDSNVKIYNCLFENGYVEIQKTPIDRFVVAAEHIYKDLFHRNYISFRTGMTRLFTDLVRDLRCFKDVKKKKSDEYRSCVYIRECVAKRIREKYKMGEINRQQIVYDENYEQKHINTFLYRLRGADQNVDARHQTFSQLFPDMGKAVLKKAYRKNRKEEGEGEGKPKFIG, from the exons ATGGAGATATGTAACATGAAAACGGccaaaaaggcgaaaaaaagcagTGTGCATTTTTGGGGTTATTCCCAAATTTTTGTAGCACTAATGGTATGGGACATACTAactggggaggggaaaaaaaaaaattgcaacattTACACAATTGCGAAGAGGATAATCCACCCACAGCACAATAAATTGACgcattttattgtttttcttttttttctacccccTCTTTTTGGTCTTTTTCACACAATTGACGAGCGTGGCGCTAGCTATGCAAAGCAACTGCGAAATTTACTCCTCCTGATGAAAGGAAACTTTGCACGTTTGGTTTTCCTGATCTATTGGTCACTTCCTCCTCCGTTGAgtgcctccattttttgcaactaTGGGGAATATTTTAAGAATGGCAAATGCTACCCGTGTGAAGAGGACACCTACTCGAGTTACAGAAATGCTGAGAGCTGTTTTAGTTGTCCCCCTGGTAGCTTCAACAATAAGAAGtcttcaaaatatatttatgactGTTCATGTGATGGCGACTTTTATTTGAATTACGTCGGCAATAGGTGTGACATGTGCTCCGACTTAGGCAACCGTTTTTATTGCAAAAGGGATTTAACCGAACTGTACGTAGACAATTTGGACGCCTTCTTTAAGCATAAGGATGAAATTACTGTTAACTACTTCGATAGGTGTGTTGtgaaagaaaacaaaatgaatgtgTATCCCTTTATGAATAATTTGtatcttttttgcaaaagtccGAATGTCTGCTTGGATACCTGTGGGAGGTGTTCAGAAAATAATGAAGGATTTATGTGTAATAATTGTGTGCAAAGTTatgacaaaaatatttttttaaagtatgGCACTTGTAGGAAGTGCTTCCACGTTATATTTGTCCTCCTCCAGATGGCAGTTTATCTTATCCTGtcatttgccttttttttagttctATTTAAATGCATAAATGTAAGTCTTTACTTTTATCAAATTGATGtgtacaaaaaggggagtatATACTTCCTGCACTACTTTCGcgaattcatattttatgcaTCCCTCATTTTGCTGCTAAGTTTTTCAAACGATTTGACAGAAACGGAGGGGGAGAACTACACCTTCTatgggggggagcaaaaagaGGGACAACCCCACCTACACAGTGGAGATGCAAAGCTTCACTACCTTCTGAACATTTATTTGCACAACGCCTTCTTtgatataattaaaattgttcacttgaattttcttcactttctCAAATTGGGCTGCCTCCACGTGGGCTCAAATCGCTCGAAGATATACTCCATACAAATTGTCACCCTCCTTGGGGGggtacttatttttatttgcttcacTGTAGTGTgcaatttgatttttttgtatttgcGAAATGGGGGGCTCAATGTGGTGGCGGACCGCAcaggggagggagaagccgATTGGGTGAGTAAAGACCAAACGGACGGGTGTAAAAAGAACGTAGCCAGGAAGTTCGTGGACACCCTTTTGTACCCCCTACTTTTgcacaatttcgtttttcaaaattatgttcacatgacatttttttacaaccaCGATGTTGTAGCATTTTTCAAGAAATCCATTCGAATATGTTATTATCAATATATGCACGTTTTTTTATACGTGGCTAACGCGATggttatgttcatttttctctcctcctaCATGTGCATTGGCCTGTTTAACTATAAGAGGTCTTATTACGACACCTCGACGGTGTGTTACGACGACTTACATTTGAGGGCCTCTAAATTTATGAATGTGCCAGTGGTCCTCTTTGCCTGCTTCCTATACTACGTGATCCTTTTTGTGTCTATTTATTCCAAACCAGCAGAAGTGAAGCGAAATTATCCGTACAGATATGTGTACGGATTGCACACCTTTTTATGTAAAGAGGAAAAGTATTACTACtatattgttaaaaatttgttcattaacattttgtttttgtgtGCGATTCGTGTGGATGATCACTTGAGTTTTCtcatttgcttctccttcgcgctccttttcttcatctccTTTTCTATGTTCGTCAATCCGTACATCCAGACAGCAAAGTATAACATCAAATGggagagttttttttttatgtttttatttttttttaacatacaATTGGAACAGATACGATTAGTGACGTACCACATATGGCTGAGAATAATCCTATCCTTTGCTACTCTTTTTATATACGCATTTAtattgctttattttttatatttcatgttGAAGGATGTGTACCTATATTTTGCCCTTTACATTATGTACGTGAATATAGAGGATGAAGGGGTAGcggaaaatgcaaatatagGGCCTTCAACTAATCCATTGATGGGTcagttttatttcttttactaCTTGAAGAACAACATGGGGGAGGATCTTTCCCATGCAGAGGGGAATCGAAGTAGAGTGCAAACGGGGGACGCCCACTCCATGGCCTTGGACAAATACCATGTTGAG AAGTGCCACGAAGTTGTGCCTCCCAAAGAGATGGACTACATTTCCCACCATTGCGTGTTGATATCCCCATTCATTGCCGAAACGATCGTTCAATTGTTATTCATAACGAAGAATATAAATCACATAATTCGCTTAAGGGGGAACGACTCGAATGTCAAAATATACAACTGCCTGTTTGAGAACG GCTACGTAGAAATTCAGAAAACACCCATTGACAGGTTTGTCGTCGCGGCGGAGCATATTTACAAGGACCTATTCCATCgaaattatatttcctttAGGACAGGAATGACGCGTCTGTTCACTGATTTGGTGCGAGACCTCAGATGCTTTAaagacgtaaaaaaaaagaaaagcgatGAGTATAGGAGCTGC GTGTACATCCGAGAGTGTGTTGCCAAGCGAATCagagaaaaatacaaaatgggCGAAATTAACAGACAACAAATTGTGTACgatgaaaattatgaacaaaaacaTATTAACACATTTCTGTACAGACTCCGCGGGGCTGACCAAAATGTGGACGCAAGACATCAAACGTTTTCGCAGCTATTCCCAG ATATGGGCAAAGCTGTACTTAAAAAAGCGTACAGGAAGAACCGCAAagaggaaggggagggggaagggaaGCCAAAATTCATCGGTTAA